Genomic DNA from Methanomassiliicoccales archaeon:
AGCCTGGAAGTGCTCCGAGGCGCCAAAGTGAGGATCTGGATCCGGGTCATCCCAGGATACGTCACCCTGGACAAGGTAGGATGCCTGGGAGACCTGATCGCGGGAACGGCCACCGAGGTCTACCTCATCCAGTTCTTGAGCGCGCCTGAGAACGACGCCCCTTTCGACGGCATCGACACTCCTTCCCCGGCCGAAGGCGAGATGGTGGCCATGGCACGGAGATTGCTGGAGTTCGTTCCGAACGTCTACGTGCGCGGCAGGGATTTCAAGAGCGACTTCCGAGCGGGAAGGCAGTAGCCTCTATTCTTCCGACTTCTTCTCCGTATCGCCCGCCGCCTCTCCTTCGACGATCCGCTGGGCGAAGGCGCAGTTGCGCCCGAGTCGCGTGACCAACACCCTCACCTCATCTCCGGGCGCAGTGCCGGGCACGAACAGTATCAGCCCGCCGACGCGGGCGATCCCATCACCCTGCTTTCCACGGTCCACGATGCGGACGGTGTATTCTTTCCCCTGTTCGATACTGACCAGATTGCCGGCCGATCCTTTCTCGTCCATCCTTATTCCCTCATCATGATATGCGCTGGAGGAACTGCTTCACGTGAGCGTTCCATTCCTGGGTGACGATGTCCACGTCGGTCTCCTTGCCAGCACTGGCGCTCAGGTCGATATACCCGCCTCCGCCTTCCATCAGCAGGGTGCAGGCGTCGCGCTCCTTGACCTCGAGCCCAAGCTTGCCAAAAAAGTCCACGGCCTTCTCGATGACCTTCTCGGGAGGAAGTCTCGTGCTTATGCCGTAATGCATCGTCCCCGGCTCCAAGACCATACCTTCCTTGGCGGTATATATGCGTGCGGTAGGGAGGGCGACACGCATATCTACCCTCAGCTTGAATAGCGTCCATCATGGCCGGAAGCGCCTTCGCCGAGTTGAGCGAGAACGCCATGGTCGTGCTGGAAAGACGCTACTTGTTGAAAGACACCAACGGTCGGCCTGTCGAGAGACCGGACGAATTGTTCCGTCGGGTGGCCAGGTGCGTTGCCGCCGCCAACTCCCTCTACAATGATGATCGTAGCGCGGAGCAGGAGGAAGAGGAGTTCTACCTCGCCATGAGGCGGTTGGAGTTCCTGCCCAACTCCCCCACGCTGATGAACGCGGGCACGGACATGCAGCAGCTGGCGGCGTGCTTCGTCTTGCCAGTGGAGGATTCCATCGAAGGCATCTACGATGCGGTCAAGTGGGCCGCCATCATCCATCAGACCGGAGGAGGCACTGGCTTCTCATTCTCCAGGTTGCGTCCGGCAGGCGACCTGGTCCGATCCACCATGGGGGTCGCCTCTGGTCCGGTTTCGTTCATGCGCGTGTTCGACGCGGCCACGGAAGCGATCAAGCAGGGAGGAAGGAGACGCGGGGCCTCCATGGGCATCCTGAGGGTGGACCATCCAGACATCTATGTCT
This window encodes:
- a CDS encoding TRAM domain-containing protein — translated: MDEKGSAGNLVSIEQGKEYTVRIVDRGKQGDGIARVGGLILFVPGTAPGDEVRVLVTRLGRNCAFAQRIVEGEAAGDTEKKSEE